A window of Campylobacter lari subsp. lari contains these coding sequences:
- the hsrA gene encoding homeostatic response regulator transcription factor HsrA translates to MRILVVEDEASLNKTLSNTLNEFGYQSDTSENFKDAEYFIGIRHYDLVLSNWTIGNNDASDLINAIKQRSPRTAIITMCTKADKENEIKALKAGADDYIKKPLDFEILMARIEARLRFGGTNVIKIDDLVIDPDEEKITYQGKDIELKGKPFEVLTHLARHSDQIVSKEQLLDAIWEEPELVTPNVIEVAINQIRQKMDKPLNISTIETVRRRGYRFCFPKKTN, encoded by the coding sequence ATGCGTATTTTAGTTGTAGAAGATGAAGCATCGCTTAATAAAACTTTATCAAACACTTTAAATGAGTTTGGCTACCAAAGCGACACTTCGGAAAATTTTAAAGACGCTGAGTATTTTATAGGTATTAGACATTATGATTTAGTATTATCAAATTGGACTATAGGTAATAACGATGCAAGTGATTTGATCAATGCTATCAAACAAAGATCTCCAAGAACTGCCATAATAACAATGTGCACAAAAGCAGACAAAGAAAATGAAATCAAAGCTTTAAAAGCTGGAGCAGATGATTATATAAAAAAACCTTTGGATTTTGAAATTTTAATGGCAAGAATCGAGGCTAGACTTAGATTTGGTGGGACAAATGTGATTAAGATTGATGATTTAGTGATTGATCCTGATGAAGAAAAAATCACTTATCAAGGAAAAGACATAGAATTAAAAGGAAAGCCTTTTGAAGTTTTAACTCACCTTGCTAGACACTCTGATCAAATCGTATCAAAAGAACAACTTTTAGATGCTATTTGGGAAGAGCCTGAACTTGTAACTCCAAATGTTATAGAAGTTGCAATCAATCAAATAAGACAAAAAATGGATAAACCTTTAAATATTTCCACTATAGAAACCGTACGCCGCAGAGGATATCGCTTTTGTTTTCCTAAAAAAACTAACTAA
- a CDS encoding dihydroneopterin aldolase yields MQSHIKVSLEFKCIIGLLDFERIQEQKVLIELEAKSKKFLDYAKLCTRIEKIYKKKKFKTIEKSLKYICKDIKKRHKKLQFINITCYKPDIIKNARVGASLSKKY; encoded by the coding sequence ATGCAAAGTCATATAAAAGTTAGTTTAGAATTTAAATGCATTATAGGGCTTTTAGATTTTGAAAGAATTCAAGAGCAAAAAGTCCTAATAGAATTAGAAGCTAAAAGTAAGAAATTTTTAGACTATGCAAAATTATGTACTAGAATAGAAAAGATCTATAAAAAGAAAAAATTTAAGACTATAGAAAAATCTTTAAAATATATATGTAAAGATATTAAAAAGCGCCATAAAAAACTTCAATTTATAAATATTACTTGTTATAAGCCCGATATTATTAAAAATGCGCGTGTTGGAGCTAGTTTAAGCAAAAAATATTAA
- the plsY gene encoding glycerol-3-phosphate 1-O-acyltransferase PlsY → MENLIIYLLAYLIGAIPFGLLLAQIFAKTNIKNAGSKSIGATNVLRVVKESNPKLAKTLAVATVILDALKGVLPILMAKFYGFDDNILWTMAVLAVFGHCFSPYLKFEGGKGVATGAGVLAVFLPFEIICALLVWFIIGKVFKISSLASLGAMIVLIATSFIFHYDIPVINTHAPIFIIAFIVVYKHIPNILRLIGKQECKVI, encoded by the coding sequence ATGGAAAATTTAATAATTTATCTTTTAGCTTATCTTATAGGCGCTATACCTTTTGGTCTTTTACTAGCTCAAATTTTTGCTAAAACAAATATTAAAAACGCAGGCAGCAAAAGCATAGGCGCTACTAATGTTTTAAGAGTGGTAAAAGAAAGCAACCCTAAGCTTGCCAAAACACTTGCTGTTGCAACCGTTATTTTAGATGCTTTAAAAGGAGTACTTCCTATATTGATGGCAAAATTTTATGGTTTTGATGATAATATTTTATGGACTATGGCGGTTTTAGCGGTATTTGGTCATTGTTTTTCTCCTTATTTGAAATTTGAAGGTGGTAAAGGAGTAGCTACTGGAGCTGGGGTTTTAGCGGTATTTTTACCTTTTGAGATTATATGTGCACTTTTGGTTTGGTTTATTATAGGCAAAGTATTTAAAATTTCAAGCTTAGCCTCGCTTGGAGCAATGATTGTTTTAATTGCAACTTCTTTTATATTCCATTATGATATACCTGTGATTAATACCCATGCGCCGATATTTATCATCGCTTTTATAGTAGTTTATAAACACATACCAAATATTTTAAGGCTTATTGGAAAACAAGAATGCAAAGTCATATAA